One genomic window of Acidovorax radicis includes the following:
- a CDS encoding EAL domain-containing protein, with translation MPPNNLQPARPLLPDAPAVTMVLLVAALALVILPLARILGERAGMPFGMEPFLELVAVLLGLLVVSVSLHTLEAPEQARANVLVVGFGVAAACNFLHGVLVHSGPVHMPSGSADVSLWLSTWARVAEMLTLGLTATRLSAPGTGRVWLAVAGGLTLVIVGSAMGPLPGWFAQAADGALRQRVALALVVALAGIALWLFRRAHRHDHLPRDRFLAWAAGAFLCGELTVGALGGHSPLGGSLAHGFRVIGYALLYQAVFDAGIRRPFARVQEAESRLRESEDRLSLLGRNLPHSVLFQVVRELDGRVHFVHMGDAIERLNGVRVEEVLKDPGVLYRQILDEDIDGLRKAERQSFVSMTSLEAVFRLRRTDGQVRWMHLNSSPRLLQDGRVLWDGVQTDITAHHQAAEAANAHQALMANTLRHVPGGVSRIDRNLRVLYVNEQQARWLYTTPQYLEGQRLQDVIPPEVFTRIRPQLEKAFAGETAVFENRIDGPDGMQFRHTTIAPETVAAQGVPAVVLFAYDLTALKRIEQELAQQKANLASVVNAMPDMVFLKDANGVYLSVNPVFERFAGRPERQIVGCNDFDLVAPAEAERFRKYDQRAMQAWQPLVYEETLTFVEDGYQGHFETIKTPIRDLHGRVTGVLSVCRDITDRKRSEQEIERLAFYDALTGLPNRRLLLDRLQRSIAACQRTKNLGALLFIDLDNFKDLNDTLGHDMGDQLLAQVATRLVGSVREADTVARFGGDEFVVMLEALAPDVQSAANQTETIAEKLLASLNQPFALDGGQHYSTPSIGITLFGDERLTVDELLKRADLAMYQAKAAGRNTQRFFDPDMQAAVNARSNLEADLRQGLARGELLVHYQPVVDHQSQLLGAEALVRWRHPERGMISPGDFIPLAEQTGLILPLGQYVLQTACEQLQHWGRHPSTAHLTVAVNVSARQFRQPDFVAQVLQTLQNHNADPRKLKLELTESLLLGDIEDTIARMVQLKSEGVGFALDDFGTGYSSLSYLKRLPLDQVKIDQSFVRDVLTDPNDAAIVRTILALAKSLDLQVVAEGVETVGQLTFLRLHGCEAFQGFLFGRPGPVDLFAREHLAGGAAPPLTAMPELRAP, from the coding sequence ATGCCCCCCAACAACCTTCAGCCCGCGCGCCCGCTTTTGCCGGATGCGCCAGCCGTCACGATGGTGCTGTTGGTGGCCGCGCTGGCGCTGGTGATCCTGCCGCTGGCGCGGATACTGGGTGAGAGAGCGGGCATGCCGTTTGGGATGGAGCCGTTTCTGGAGCTGGTGGCGGTTTTGCTGGGGCTGTTGGTGGTGTCTGTGTCGCTGCACACCCTCGAAGCCCCTGAGCAGGCGCGGGCCAACGTGCTTGTGGTGGGGTTCGGCGTGGCGGCGGCCTGTAATTTTCTGCATGGTGTGCTGGTGCACTCCGGCCCCGTGCACATGCCATCGGGCAGTGCCGATGTCTCGCTGTGGCTGAGCACTTGGGCGCGGGTGGCTGAAATGCTCACCCTGGGGCTGACGGCCACGCGTTTGTCGGCGCCGGGCACGGGCAGGGTGTGGTTGGCGGTTGCCGGGGGGCTTACGCTGGTGATCGTCGGCTCTGCCATGGGCCCCCTGCCAGGGTGGTTTGCCCAGGCGGCCGATGGTGCGCTGCGCCAGAGGGTGGCCTTGGCGCTGGTGGTGGCCCTGGCGGGGATCGCCCTGTGGTTGTTCCGGCGTGCCCACCGCCACGACCACCTGCCGCGCGATCGTTTCCTGGCGTGGGCGGCCGGGGCATTTCTCTGTGGAGAGCTCACCGTGGGGGCACTGGGCGGGCATTCGCCCCTTGGCGGCTCACTGGCCCATGGGTTCCGGGTGATCGGCTATGCGCTGCTTTATCAGGCCGTGTTTGATGCCGGTATTCGCCGGCCTTTTGCACGAGTCCAAGAGGCCGAGAGCCGCCTGCGCGAAAGCGAAGACCGCCTGTCTTTGCTGGGGCGCAACTTGCCCCACAGTGTCTTGTTCCAGGTGGTGCGCGAGCTTGATGGCCGTGTGCATTTTGTGCACATGGGCGATGCCATCGAGCGGCTCAACGGGGTCCGTGTCGAAGAGGTGCTGAAAGACCCGGGTGTGCTGTACCGGCAAATCCTGGACGAAGACATCGACGGCTTGCGGAAAGCAGAGAGGCAGTCCTTTGTGTCCATGACCAGCCTGGAGGCGGTATTTCGCCTGCGCAGGACGGACGGGCAGGTGCGCTGGATGCACCTGAATTCATCGCCGCGCCTCCTTCAGGATGGCCGCGTGTTGTGGGACGGCGTGCAGACCGATATCACTGCGCACCACCAGGCTGCAGAGGCGGCAAACGCCCATCAGGCGCTCATGGCCAACACGCTGCGCCATGTGCCGGGCGGGGTGTCGCGGATCGATCGGAATTTGCGCGTCCTGTACGTCAACGAACAGCAGGCGCGCTGGTTGTACACCACACCGCAATATCTGGAAGGGCAGCGACTGCAGGACGTGATTCCCCCCGAAGTGTTTACGCGCATCCGGCCGCAACTTGAAAAGGCCTTTGCGGGCGAAACGGCGGTGTTTGAAAACCGCATCGACGGCCCCGACGGCATGCAGTTTCGCCACACCACCATCGCGCCAGAAACCGTCGCGGCGCAAGGTGTGCCTGCCGTGGTGCTGTTTGCCTACGACCTGACCGCACTCAAGCGCATTGAGCAAGAACTGGCCCAGCAGAAGGCGAACCTGGCCAGCGTGGTCAACGCCATGCCGGACATGGTGTTTTTGAAGGACGCCAACGGGGTGTACCTGTCGGTCAACCCGGTGTTCGAGCGGTTTGCAGGCCGGCCCGAGCGGCAGATCGTGGGCTGCAACGACTTCGACCTGGTGGCCCCGGCCGAGGCCGAACGCTTTCGCAAGTACGACCAACGCGCCATGCAGGCCTGGCAGCCACTGGTGTATGAAGAAACGCTCACTTTTGTCGAAGATGGCTACCAGGGCCATTTCGAGACCATCAAGACCCCCATCCGCGATCTACACGGCCGTGTGACGGGCGTGCTGAGCGTGTGTCGCGACATCACAGACCGCAAGCGTTCAGAGCAAGAGATCGAGCGCCTGGCGTTCTACGACGCGCTGACAGGGCTGCCCAACCGCAGGCTGCTTCTGGATCGCCTGCAACGCTCCATCGCAGCATGCCAGCGCACCAAGAACCTCGGGGCCTTGCTGTTCATCGACCTCGACAACTTCAAAGACCTCAACGACACCCTGGGCCACGACATGGGCGACCAGCTCTTGGCACAAGTGGCCACCCGGCTGGTGGGCAGCGTGCGCGAAGCCGACACCGTCGCCCGCTTCGGGGGCGACGAATTCGTCGTCATGCTCGAAGCCCTGGCCCCCGACGTACAAAGCGCAGCCAACCAGACAGAAACCATCGCAGAAAAACTCCTGGCCAGCCTGAACCAGCCCTTCGCGCTCGATGGCGGCCAGCACTACAGCACCCCCAGCATCGGCATCACCCTGTTTGGCGACGAACGCCTCACGGTGGACGAACTGCTCAAACGCGCAGACCTGGCCATGTACCAGGCCAAAGCCGCAGGGCGCAACACCCAGCGCTTCTTCGACCCCGACATGCAAGCGGCCGTCAACGCCCGCTCCAACCTGGAAGCAGACCTGCGCCAAGGCCTGGCGCGGGGTGAACTGCTCGTGCACTACCAACCCGTGGTGGACCACCAAAGCCAACTGCTGGGGGCAGAAGCCCTCGTACGCTGGCGCCACCCAGAGCGCGGCATGATCAGCCCCGGCGACTTCATCCCCCTGGCCGAACAGACCGGCCTCATCCTGCCCCTGGGCCAATACGTCCTGCAAACCGCGTGCGAACAGCTGCAGCACTGGGGCCGACACCCGAGCACCGCCCACCTTACGGTCGCCGTCAACGTCAGCGCCCGGCAATTTCGGCAACCGGACTTCGTGGCCCAAGTGCTGCAGACCCTGCAAAACCACAACGCCGACCCACGCAAACTCAAACTCGAACTGACCGAAAGCCTGCTGCTCGGAGACATCGAAGACACCATCGCACGCATGGTGCAGCTCAAGAGCGAAGGCGTGGGGTTTGCGCTGGATGACTTTGGCACCGGGTACTCGTCCCTAAGCTACCTCAAGCGCCTGCCGCTCGACCAGGTCAAGATCGACCAGAGCTTCGTGCGGGACGTGCTGACGGACCCGAACGACGCGGCGATAGTGCGGACCATTCTTGCGTTGGCCAAGAGCCTGGACCTGCAGGTGGTGGCCGAGGGGGTGGAGACGGTGGGGCAGCTGACGTTCCTGCGGCTGCATGGCTGTGAGGCGTTTCAGGGGTTTCTTTTTGGCCGCCCGGGGCCTGTGGACCTGTTTGCGCGTGAGCATCTTGCTGGCGGCGCAGCACCGCCCTTGACCGCCATGCCTGAGCTGCGTGCGCCATGA
- a CDS encoding aconitate hydratase, with amino-acid sequence MASSSKPVVSSPAKPIRHAFGNTLKKFKTASGKEGRFYSLPTLARQFPQINRLPVSIRIVLESVLRNCDGHKVTAEHVQQLAHWAPNAGRKDEIPFVVSRVVLQDFTGVPLLADLAAMRSVAARLGKNPKKIEPLVPVDLVVDHSIMVDYYGKKNSLDLNMKLEFQRNRERYEFMKWGMQAFDTFRVVPPGFGIVHQVNLEYLARGVHKGKDSIYYPDTLVGTDSHTTMINGIGVVGWGVGGIEAEAAMLGQPVYFLTPDVVGFEMTGQLREGVTATDLVLTVTELLRQHKVVGKFVEFFGPGTRTLSLPDRATIGNMAPEYGATMGFFPVDEKTIDYFQGTGRTKGEIETFEAYFKAQGLFGVPLAGEVDYSQVVKLDLGSVTPSLAGPKRPQDRIELGKVSSQFADLFSQPNAQNGFNRPAELLHTRHHIHRGQDVVQAAAPTDKPAPAGAPRFVAEMESNKPALATAHADAAAVMPAKGADPTVGNGDVLIAAITSCTNTSNPSVLLAAGLLAKKAVEAGLKVQPHIKTSLAPGSRIVTEYLTETGLMPYLEKLGFALAGYGCTTCIGNAGDLTPELNEVITGNDLVCAAVLSGNRNFEARIHPNIKANFLASPPLVVAYAIAGTVLKDLMTEPVGKGKGGKDIYLGDIWPTSDEIQSLMKYAMKGKAFRENYAKVTTEPGKLWEKIKGVSGNAYTWPGSTYIAEPPFFAQFAIKNVAAGADDKSAGGQNDVKLPSVNGARIMALFGDSITTDHISPAGSIKESSPAGQWLVQHGVAKADFNSYGARRGNHDVMMRGTFANVRIKNLMIPATADGSREEGGVTVFQNEGALQGEKMFIFDAAMQYMAQGTPTVIFAGEEYGTGSSRDWAAKGTQLLGIKAVVARSFERIHRSNLVGMGVLPLQFKAGDSWESLGLSGNEVIDVVPDAALTPRSDAQLVIHRGDGTRQEVTVTLRIDTPIEVDYFQAGGILPFVLRQLLQA; translated from the coding sequence ATGGCCTCGTCGTCCAAGCCGGTAGTCTCATCGCCTGCCAAACCCATACGCCACGCGTTCGGTAATACGCTCAAAAAATTCAAGACGGCGTCTGGCAAGGAGGGGCGCTTCTATTCACTGCCCACGCTGGCCCGGCAGTTCCCGCAAATCAACCGACTGCCGGTGTCCATTCGCATCGTGCTCGAATCGGTGTTGCGCAACTGTGATGGCCACAAGGTCACTGCCGAGCATGTGCAGCAACTGGCGCACTGGGCACCGAATGCCGGACGCAAGGACGAGATCCCCTTTGTTGTCTCGCGTGTGGTGCTGCAGGATTTCACCGGGGTGCCGCTGCTGGCGGACCTGGCCGCCATGCGCAGTGTGGCCGCGCGCCTGGGCAAAAACCCTAAAAAGATCGAACCGCTGGTGCCGGTGGATCTGGTGGTCGATCACTCCATCATGGTGGACTACTACGGCAAGAAGAATTCGCTCGACCTGAACATGAAGCTTGAGTTCCAGCGTAACCGCGAACGCTATGAGTTCATGAAATGGGGGATGCAGGCGTTTGACACCTTTCGCGTGGTGCCGCCGGGCTTTGGCATCGTGCACCAGGTCAATCTCGAATACCTGGCGCGTGGCGTGCACAAGGGCAAGGACAGCATTTACTACCCGGATACGCTGGTTGGCACCGATAGCCACACCACCATGATCAATGGCATCGGCGTGGTGGGCTGGGGCGTGGGCGGTATCGAGGCCGAGGCCGCCATGCTGGGCCAGCCCGTGTATTTCCTGACGCCCGATGTGGTGGGCTTCGAGATGACCGGGCAACTGCGCGAAGGTGTCACGGCCACGGACCTCGTGCTGACCGTGACCGAACTGCTTCGCCAGCACAAGGTGGTGGGCAAGTTCGTCGAGTTCTTTGGTCCAGGCACGCGCACCCTCTCTCTGCCCGACCGCGCCACCATTGGCAACATGGCGCCCGAATATGGCGCCACGATGGGTTTCTTCCCGGTCGATGAAAAGACCATCGACTACTTTCAGGGCACGGGCCGCACCAAGGGCGAGATCGAGACCTTTGAGGCTTACTTCAAGGCCCAGGGGCTGTTTGGTGTGCCGCTGGCGGGTGAGGTGGACTATTCGCAGGTCGTGAAACTTGACCTCGGCAGTGTCACTCCCAGTCTGGCCGGCCCCAAGCGTCCACAAGACCGCATCGAACTGGGCAAGGTCAGCAGCCAGTTTGCCGACCTGTTCAGCCAGCCGAATGCACAAAACGGCTTTAACCGCCCGGCCGAGCTGCTGCATACCCGCCACCATATCCACCGGGGCCAGGACGTGGTGCAGGCGGCCGCTCCCACGGACAAGCCAGCTCCTGCAGGCGCACCGCGTTTTGTGGCCGAGATGGAAAGCAACAAACCCGCGCTGGCCACGGCCCACGCCGATGCCGCAGCCGTTATGCCCGCCAAAGGTGCCGACCCCACCGTCGGCAATGGCGATGTGCTGATTGCCGCCATCACCAGCTGCACCAACACCAGCAACCCCAGCGTGTTGTTGGCCGCGGGCCTGCTGGCCAAAAAGGCGGTGGAGGCAGGTCTCAAGGTGCAGCCGCACATCAAGACCTCGCTGGCGCCGGGCTCGCGCATCGTGACCGAGTACCTCACCGAAACCGGTTTGATGCCTTACCTGGAGAAGCTGGGCTTTGCCCTGGCCGGCTACGGGTGCACCACCTGCATCGGCAATGCGGGCGACCTGACGCCTGAGCTCAATGAAGTCATTACCGGCAACGACCTGGTATGTGCTGCGGTGCTCTCTGGCAATCGCAATTTCGAAGCCCGGATCCACCCCAACATCAAGGCCAACTTCCTGGCCAGCCCGCCGCTGGTGGTGGCCTATGCCATCGCGGGCACGGTGCTCAAGGACCTGATGACCGAGCCCGTGGGCAAAGGCAAAGGTGGCAAGGACATCTACCTGGGCGACATCTGGCCGACCAGCGACGAGATCCAGTCATTGATGAAGTACGCCATGAAGGGCAAGGCTTTCCGCGAAAACTATGCCAAGGTCACCACCGAGCCCGGCAAGCTGTGGGAAAAGATCAAGGGTGTGAGCGGTAACGCCTACACCTGGCCTGGCAGCACCTATATCGCCGAGCCACCGTTTTTTGCACAGTTCGCTATTAAAAACGTAGCTGCTGGCGCAGATGATAAAAGCGCTGGAGGCCAAAATGACGTCAAACTTCCGTCTGTGAATGGCGCGCGCATCATGGCGTTGTTTGGCGACTCCATCACTACCGACCACATCTCGCCCGCAGGCTCCATCAAGGAAAGCTCGCCGGCAGGCCAGTGGCTGGTGCAGCACGGGGTGGCGAAGGCCGATTTCAACAGCTATGGCGCGCGCCGTGGCAACCACGACGTGATGATGCGCGGCACCTTTGCCAACGTGCGCATCAAGAACCTCATGATTCCGGCCACGGCCGATGGCTCGCGCGAGGAGGGCGGCGTGACGGTGTTCCAGAACGAGGGCGCGCTGCAGGGCGAGAAGATGTTCATCTTCGATGCGGCCATGCAATACATGGCACAGGGAACGCCCACGGTGATTTTTGCGGGCGAAGAGTACGGCACGGGTTCGAGCCGCGACTGGGCCGCCAAGGGCACGCAGTTGCTGGGCATCAAGGCCGTGGTGGCCAGGAGCTTTGAACGTATCCACCGCTCCAATCTGGTGGGCATGGGTGTGTTGCCCCTGCAGTTCAAGGCGGGTGATTCGTGGGAATCCCTGGGCCTGTCGGGCAACGAAGTCATTGACGTGGTGCCCGATGCCGCGCTCACGCCACGAAGCGATGCGCAGCTGGTGATCCACCGCGGCGACGGCACGCGCCAGGAGGTCACGGTGACGCTGCGCATCGACACACCGATTGAGGTGGACTACTTCCAGGCAGGGGGCATCCTGCCGTTTGTCCTGCGCCAGTTGCTGCAAGCGTGA
- a CDS encoding H-NS histone family protein: MTSYKELLKQREALEQQISEARHRELSDAVSQVQKLVAEYGLTAQDVFPSGKGSGKVGRSSTAGSKVAPKYRDPATGQTWTGRGKAPKWIQNEDRTKFAI; this comes from the coding sequence ATGACCAGCTATAAAGAACTTTTGAAGCAGCGCGAAGCTCTTGAGCAACAAATCAGCGAAGCCCGGCACCGCGAGTTGTCAGACGCAGTGTCGCAGGTTCAAAAGCTGGTGGCCGAATATGGGTTGACCGCGCAAGACGTGTTCCCATCGGGCAAGGGTTCTGGTAAAGTCGGCCGCAGTTCTACGGCGGGTTCCAAGGTGGCCCCGAAGTACCGTGATCCTGCGACAGGCCAGACGTGGACGGGGCGAGGCAAAGCCCCCAAGTGGATTCAAAATGAAGACCGCACCAAGTTCGCTATTTGA
- a CDS encoding symmetrical bis(5'-nucleosyl)-tetraphosphatase, with product MAIYCIGDIQGCDAALGRLLDVIGFSASRDTVYLLGDLVNRGPASAAVLRRCMGHGDAIRCLLGNHDLHLLATAHGARKPSRRDTLGSILHAPDRTAMLDWVRQQPLVRIHEHAGEHLLMVHAGVLPSWTIADTLDRAREIETVLRSNNLPEFMHAMYGNTPDHWRDDLQGVERLRVIVNTLTRLRFCTPAGVMDFESAESANDAPAGLLPWFDVPGRQTAGSLIAFGHWSTLGLLNRSDLMGLDTGCVWGGCLSAVRFGATLADRELLQVHCEQSQAPG from the coding sequence ATGGCAATCTACTGTATTGGCGACATTCAGGGCTGCGACGCGGCGCTGGGGCGCCTGCTTGACGTGATCGGTTTTTCAGCCAGCCGCGATACCGTGTATTTGTTGGGCGATCTGGTCAACCGTGGCCCCGCATCTGCGGCCGTTCTGCGTCGCTGCATGGGGCATGGCGACGCCATCCGCTGCCTGCTGGGCAATCATGATTTGCACCTGCTGGCAACCGCCCACGGGGCTCGCAAACCATCGCGCCGCGACACCCTCGGGTCTATCCTCCACGCGCCAGACCGAACAGCCATGCTCGATTGGGTACGCCAACAGCCGCTGGTTCGCATCCATGAGCACGCAGGAGAGCACTTGCTGATGGTGCACGCGGGCGTGCTGCCCAGCTGGACCATCGCAGACACGCTGGACAGAGCCCGGGAGATCGAGACCGTTTTGCGCAGCAACAATCTGCCCGAATTTATGCACGCCATGTATGGCAATACGCCCGACCACTGGCGTGACGACCTGCAAGGCGTGGAACGCCTGCGGGTGATCGTGAACACATTGACACGGCTGCGGTTTTGTACGCCCGCAGGTGTCATGGATTTTGAAAGCGCCGAAAGTGCCAACGATGCCCCCGCCGGGTTACTGCCTTGGTTCGACGTGCCGGGCAGGCAGACGGCTGGGTCGCTGATCGCCTTTGGTCACTGGTCCACACTGGGCTTGCTCAACCGCTCAGATCTGATGGGGCTCGACACCGGTTGCGTGTGGGGCGGTTGCCTGAGCGCGGTGCGCTTCGGCGCCACACTCGCCGACCGCGAACTGCTGCAGGTGCACTGCGAACAGTCGCAAGCGCCCGGCTGA
- a CDS encoding FAD:protein FMN transferase, translated as MQQALFSPRNLSRRRFAMALPLLGGGFWAGGAPAHQSSASLRDSRPLMGTQVDMSVQGADGVSLRHGMDQAYLEMLRLESLMSRYQPGSVVSRINAAAGIVPVVVPDEVMVVLQSAQRVAQATRGAFDVTVGAFKSWNFGAGEKTVPGATEIARQLPLVDARGLVLDTHAGTAFLARQGMALDLGGIAKLPILEAGMQVLRAHGIQNAMINGGGDVLTQGLWQGRAWRVGVRDPRSPQQLLGVVSLADGGVVASSGDYERCFFYQGQRLHHVLNPRTGRPTSGVHGVTFVARDVGTVNGLGSALMVQGMQAGRSMSERMAGLAVLMAGQDGSVWQSPAMLAVLQPTSA; from the coding sequence ATGCAGCAAGCCCTCTTTTCTCCTCGAAATCTGTCACGCCGACGCTTCGCCATGGCGCTGCCGTTGTTGGGTGGCGGTTTCTGGGCCGGGGGCGCACCGGCCCACCAAAGCTCGGCATCGTTGCGTGACTCCCGGCCCCTGATGGGGACGCAGGTCGACATGTCCGTGCAAGGCGCCGACGGTGTGTCGCTGCGCCACGGCATGGACCAGGCCTATCTGGAGATGCTGCGGCTGGAGTCGCTGATGAGCCGCTACCAGCCGGGCAGTGTGGTCAGCCGCATCAATGCGGCTGCCGGCATCGTGCCCGTGGTGGTTCCGGACGAGGTCATGGTGGTGCTGCAAAGTGCGCAGCGTGTCGCTCAGGCCACTCGCGGCGCGTTTGACGTGACCGTGGGGGCGTTTAAGTCGTGGAACTTCGGCGCTGGCGAGAAAACTGTGCCTGGCGCTACAGAGATCGCACGTCAGCTGCCCTTGGTAGATGCGCGGGGCTTGGTACTGGATACCCACGCGGGCACCGCGTTTCTTGCTCGCCAGGGAATGGCGCTGGATCTGGGGGGCATCGCCAAGCTCCCGATTCTGGAGGCGGGGATGCAGGTCTTGCGAGCCCATGGCATCCAAAACGCCATGATCAATGGCGGTGGCGATGTCTTGACGCAAGGGCTGTGGCAAGGCCGCGCCTGGCGCGTGGGGGTGCGCGATCCACGTTCGCCCCAGCAGCTGCTGGGGGTTGTGTCGCTGGCCGACGGTGGTGTGGTGGCTTCTTCGGGTGACTACGAGCGCTGCTTCTTCTACCAAGGCCAGCGGTTGCACCACGTGCTCAATCCACGCACCGGGCGGCCTACCTCGGGGGTGCATGGCGTGACTTTCGTGGCGCGGGACGTGGGCACTGTCAACGGACTGGGCTCAGCGCTGATGGTGCAAGGCATGCAGGCTGGCCGGTCTATGTCTGAGCGCATGGCGGGGCTGGCTGTTTTGATGGCTGGGCAGGACGGTAGTGTCTGGCAGTCGCCAGCGATGCTTGCCGTGTTGCAGCCGACTTCTGCCTGA
- a CDS encoding c-type cytochrome translates to MQKKTVMVAAAILAALLSGCGDKKSEPTAAAPAAEALAAAPVAAAAPAAENELGKSVFNKTCALCHAAGVGGAPKPGDKADWGPRIAQGKETLYKHAMEGFTGAKGMMPARGGAPALTDDEMKAAVDYMADKSI, encoded by the coding sequence ATGCAAAAGAAAACTGTGATGGTCGCTGCGGCGATCTTGGCTGCACTGCTGAGCGGTTGTGGAGACAAAAAATCGGAACCCACCGCCGCCGCGCCTGCTGCCGAGGCGCTAGCTGCTGCGCCCGTGGCTGCCGCAGCCCCTGCCGCCGAGAATGAACTGGGCAAGAGCGTTTTTAATAAAACCTGCGCCCTGTGCCACGCCGCTGGTGTGGGCGGCGCTCCCAAGCCCGGCGATAAGGCCGATTGGGGCCCCCGTATTGCCCAAGGCAAGGAGACGCTCTACAAACATGCGATGGAAGGCTTTACCGGCGCAAAAGGCATGATGCCGGCCCGTGGTGGCGCTCCTGCTCTGACCGACGACGAGATGAAGGCCGCCGTGGATTACATGGCTGACAAGTCGATCTAA
- a CDS encoding DUF2946 family protein has translation MQTPIATRTLRLWVLAWFVMALFAAVVSPLLQPKAMEIVCSGSGAIRLVVKTTDGIVAADAAGMHCPLCLAADAPPDAYSVALAAAPLPPFHHRYYQQVSALGGWALRPPARAPPRFS, from the coding sequence ATGCAAACACCCATCGCCACACGAACACTTCGCCTGTGGGTGCTGGCGTGGTTTGTCATGGCGCTGTTCGCCGCGGTGGTCTCGCCGCTGCTGCAACCCAAGGCCATGGAAATCGTCTGCTCCGGCTCGGGTGCCATTCGCCTGGTGGTCAAGACGACCGACGGCATCGTCGCAGCGGACGCCGCAGGCATGCATTGCCCTTTGTGTCTGGCTGCCGACGCCCCGCCCGATGCCTATTCAGTGGCACTCGCCGCAGCCCCGCTGCCACCATTCCATCACCGCTATTACCAGCAAGTTTCCGCACTGGGCGGTTGGGCCTTGCGCCCGCCGGCACGTGCACCTCCCCGTTTTTCCTGA